The stretch of DNA TCATCGACGAGTTCGTCGAAGACCGGATGCAGGCCATGAAAGGGCTCGATCACCCGGATCGTCCGGGACTCCGGTGCGTGCTCGAGCTGAACGGTCGCGCCTTCACCCAGGGCGGGCACCTCCACATACTCGTTGCCGTCGATCACGTAGTGGTCGAGGCTGGCGGAAACACACGCCTCGGCCTGCTTCACGACGGCTTCGGCAGCCGTCCGGAGAGCATCGATCTCACTCGAACCGAATAGCGACGGGCGACAGAAGAAGCCGTCCTCCTCCCAGGCTCGTCGCTCTGCAGGCGTGAGGCCGTAGGTCATCTGTTCGGAATTCGCGGTGTCGTTCGCCATGGCGGATGGGAGTGTGAGCGATGGCGGGAATCCCCGCCAGCACCTGGGCCCATCGCCCCATGGGTTGAGCCGCCCTCCAGAGCCGGAGCCACGGATTTACGCAAGTTTCACAGGCCCGGCTCATCGAGGGCCGAAACAACACTTATCCTCGCGGTCGCGCAATCCTGGAGGGAAGCATGGCAAGCCGAGCAGCGTCATCGAAACAGCCGAAGCCCGAGCCCTCGCGAGCCTACCACCAGAACTACGAAGAATCGGACGGCTGGCTGACCCGCACCGGCGCCGTCGCCCGGGTGATCTATTGGGGCATCCACGCAGCTTGCCTGCTCGTCCTCGTCGTAGGCGCACCACTTCCCGCCGTGTTGCTTTGCGTTGTCACGTATTTCGTGCGGGTGCTCGGGATCACCGGCGCCTATCACCGCTATTTCTCGCACAAGAGCTACAAGACAGGCCGCATCTTCCAATTCGTGATCGCCTGGATCGGCTGCTCTGCAACCCAGAAGGGCCCCCTCTGGTGGGCGGGAAACCATCGTCGACACCACCGCTTCTCGGATCAGGAGGGCGACCCTCATAGCCCGAAGCATGGCTGGTACCACTCCCACCAGGGCTGGATCTTCGACACGCGCTGGGAGGGAACTCCCGAGGATGTGATCAAGGATTTCGCACGTTACCCGGAGCTGGTCTGGCTGAACCGGAATCACTGGGTTCCGCCGCTCACCCTGGGAATCCTCTGCGCGCTGATCGCGGGCCTGCCCGGCGTCGTATGGGGCTTCGCCGTATCGACCACCTTGCTCTGGCACGCGACCTACTCGGTCAACTCCCTGGCCCACCTCTGGGGAAAGCGTCGCTACGAAACCGGCGATACCAGCCGAAACAACCTGTGGATCGCGCTCTTCACCTGCGGCGAGGGGTGGCATAACAACCACCACTACTACCAGGCGGCAGCGCGCAATGGCTTCTTCTGGTGGGAAATCGACGTCACCTGGTACGTCCTGAAGGCGCTCTCCTGGGTCGGGCTCGTCTGGGACCTCCGGGAGCCGACCGAAGCCGTCAAACAAGGCCGTCCTGGCAAGACTCGCCTCGCCCGGGCCGCGTAGAGAAGACCGCCTAGCGAGCCGTCGCAGCGTTCCTGGGCATCCGGCGCGAAACCCGAGGCAGGTAGAGTTCGACCCGACTCCCTCGCTTGCGCGGGATGACCTCCAGACGCCCTCCCCCAGCACGCAACACGACGTCGCCAACCTGCAAAGCCAACTCACGCCCTCGCGGGGCCGGCCCGGGGCCAAACGGGGCCAGGGGTGGCCCCGAATCGCTGAGGATCAACACGAGATGGCGGGCCTGCTCTCGGGCTTCGAGCTTGATGCGGATCTCGGATCCGCCGTTGGCCAGGGCACCGGCTACAAGAAGAGTCAGCAGCTGGTGGACCGTATCGACATCGATCCGCACATCCGAGAGCCGATTGCCCTTGAGTGCCTTCA from bacterium encodes:
- a CDS encoding acyl-CoA desaturase, coding for MASRAASSKQPKPEPSRAYHQNYEESDGWLTRTGAVARVIYWGIHAACLLVLVVGAPLPAVLLCVVTYFVRVLGITGAYHRYFSHKSYKTGRIFQFVIAWIGCSATQKGPLWWAGNHRRHHRFSDQEGDPHSPKHGWYHSHQGWIFDTRWEGTPEDVIKDFARYPELVWLNRNHWVPPLTLGILCALIAGLPGVVWGFAVSTTLLWHATYSVNSLAHLWGKRRYETGDTSRNNLWIALFTCGEGWHNNHHYYQAAARNGFFWWEIDVTWYVLKALSWVGLVWDLREPTEAVKQGRPGKTRLARAA